One window of Nostoc sp. C052 genomic DNA carries:
- a CDS encoding aldo/keto reductase, with translation MTLPTTNLGKTGLTVSRLCLGTMTFGLQTDEETSRHILDTAADGGINFLDTADVYPLGGGLATAGRTEEIVGRWLKGKREHFILATKCVGRVGPAPWDQGASRKHILDAIDASLRRLGTDYIDLYQLHSDDASTPLDETLEALDAVVRAGKARYIGVSNFLAYRLARALGRAETRNLTKFISIQPRYNLLFREIERELLPLAKEEGLGVISYNPLAGGLLTGKHILAQGPTSGTRFTLGAAAERYQDRYWHDREFNTVEDLRTVADLAGLSLTTLAVAWVLSNPIITAPIIGASRPEQLTDNLKALELKLDDNLKQKLDDITAEYRRGDSLR, from the coding sequence ATGACCTTACCAACTACCAATCTCGGTAAAACTGGATTGACTGTCTCGCGCCTCTGTCTCGGCACCATGACCTTTGGATTGCAGACTGACGAAGAAACTTCCAGGCACATCCTTGACACTGCTGCTGATGGCGGAATCAACTTTTTGGATACAGCCGACGTTTATCCCCTCGGTGGCGGGCTTGCTACTGCGGGACGCACCGAAGAAATCGTTGGGCGCTGGCTGAAAGGCAAACGTGAACATTTTATCTTGGCGACCAAGTGCGTCGGCCGTGTTGGTCCTGCACCTTGGGATCAGGGGGCTTCGCGGAAACATATTTTGGATGCGATCGATGCTTCTCTACGGCGGTTAGGAACCGATTATATCGATTTGTACCAGTTGCACTCCGACGATGCGTCAACCCCTCTTGATGAGACTCTGGAAGCGCTGGATGCAGTAGTTCGTGCTGGCAAGGCACGCTACATCGGGGTTTCCAACTTTTTAGCCTACCGACTCGCCCGCGCCTTGGGTCGCGCCGAGACACGCAATTTAACTAAGTTCATCTCAATTCAGCCTCGTTATAACCTGTTATTCCGCGAAATTGAGCGAGAACTATTGCCCTTGGCCAAAGAAGAAGGACTGGGTGTAATTTCCTACAATCCTTTAGCGGGTGGTTTACTTACAGGCAAACACATTCTTGCTCAAGGCCCCACCTCAGGCACTCGTTTTACGCTAGGTGCTGCCGCAGAACGTTATCAAGATCGCTACTGGCACGATCGCGAGTTCAATACTGTTGAAGATTTACGCACAGTAGCGGATCTCGCTGGATTGTCCCTCACCACCCTAGCAGTAGCTTGGGTTTTATCTAATCCCATTATCACTGCCCCCATCATTGGCGCTAGCCGCCCAGAACAACTTACTGACAACCTCAAAGCATTAGAACTAAAACTTGACGACAATTTGAAACAAAAGTTAGACGACATAACCGCCGAATACCGAAGAGGAGATTCTCTTCGTTAG
- a CDS encoding GDSL-type esterase/lipase family protein — protein sequence MSDSRKEIRICFIGESFVNGTGDPEFLGWTGRVCRNAESRGYAITHYNLGVRAETSRYLKKRWYSEVSYRLPKESDGRVVFSFGANDSGWAGKQQGIELSESIANAHNILSQAKQLYPILMVSPPPCGDVDQEKRNQILANLSQEFALVCNQLDVPYLDVFSSLVKSPIWLAEAKANDGAHPKADGYAEFAAIVQSWEGWLNWFTP from the coding sequence ATGTCAGATTCTCGCAAAGAAATCAGAATTTGTTTTATTGGTGAATCCTTTGTCAATGGCACAGGCGATCCAGAGTTTCTGGGTTGGACAGGTAGAGTGTGCCGCAATGCTGAATCAAGAGGATACGCTATCACCCATTACAACTTGGGGGTACGGGCAGAGACAAGTCGGTATCTCAAAAAACGTTGGTACTCGGAAGTCTCCTATCGTCTCCCAAAAGAATCCGATGGTCGAGTAGTATTTTCCTTTGGGGCAAATGATTCAGGATGGGCGGGTAAACAGCAAGGAATCGAACTTTCTGAATCGATCGCCAATGCTCACAATATCTTAAGCCAAGCAAAGCAACTCTATCCGATTTTGATGGTTAGTCCGCCACCCTGCGGTGATGTCGATCAAGAAAAAAGAAATCAAATTCTTGCAAATTTATCACAGGAATTCGCATTGGTTTGTAATCAACTAGATGTTCCCTATCTTGATGTGTTTTCCAGTCTGGTAAAGTCGCCAATCTGGCTAGCAGAAGCAAAAGCCAATGATGGCGCTCATCCAAAAGCAGATGGTTATGCAGAATTTGCCGCGATCGTCCAAAGCTGGGAAGGTTGGTTAAATTGGTTCACGCCTTAA